GCCTATGGCTGAGAAGATGCTTTAGATTTCACACTCCAAAAAACACAAAGTGAGAATATGTAGGCCATTTCACATCGGGTTGCAAACCATCAGTTTTCATCTTGGTTCATTTTGATTCATATGAAAGCGTTTTACTGTAATCtctcattttacatttcattctgatggcaatCTTTGGATGTTGTTCATGAGAAGGAAGCTCTTTTtgtgtgctgctttatattaaaGAGAAACCTATTGATTTCCCCCATCATTTGACTGGAGCTGGAGCACTTCACAGTGGCTGGGTGACAGAACGGCTGTCATTGAGGGGGGCGACGGATCAATAACGATGGAGGTTGCTTGTCTTTATCCTCCTCTGTGTTATGCCATGGTCACCAAGGAGAAAATATTGacaatcagcaaaaaaaaaagtgcattcaaTTGCATCAGCGTCCATTCCAATACATCACTATTTCAAATCTGATATCCGGTTCTAATTATATAAAGAATAATGTGCAGATAATCATTATCCAAAAACTTTTTTGGACACTTAAGtgcaattttatgttttatattaagtATTCAATATAACAGCATTCGTTGTGTAATGCTGACTACCACAAGAATGTATTTATAAACTGTCTTTAAAAAAGAGCAAAAACCAAATTTATAGTTAGACATGATTAATAGAAGTAAATGGAGAGAAAAAATGCAgaacttaaaatgtaaaactatacctacaatttatttattattattattatttttgtgtgtatgtgtgttaaaaGTTGTGTATAGGCTTAAGCTTTAAATCTATTATTtaagccaaatatatatatatatatatatatatatatatatatatatatatatatatatatatatatatatataaatatagagagagagagagagatttacgttaattattattatttatttatttttttactaaaaatcatgataaaataattgtaatgttaACGGATGGGCCCCATTTcctcttattattttattaatttatttattgaagaaAATAATATGGTATGGATTGTCATTACATTTATAGAAATTCAATATTAAACagacaaacatttatttagaagcatttttgtttggtttaaataAAGCAATAGATAAAGCTATAGCTAAATATAATCACTCATGACATCCATGGTTAATGAACCATAGAAGTGATTACGCAGCTACAACAGTGAGGACTTGGCTGTATTGTTTTGTGTCGTGTTTAATGCAACGAGCTTTTATTAGGTACATTCATAGAGGCACTTGTGTGAGCATGGCTTTGTTGTTTTTATCTTTATGCTGTGACCACGCCCCTTCTGCGCGACGCCGGATAAAGCCCGCAGATGCCCCGCCCCTTGTCAGTCTAGCGGAGAGATGCGGAGCGAGATGGACTACTGCGTCTAAAACCCAAAGATCAGGTGGACCGAGGCGAATGGACCAATATTTCTCCCATCACTCACGCACAGATTATTACTTCATTATTTCGCGCACCGATAGCGTTCAAAATGCCTTTCCCACCAATAAACCTGCACTCACGGATATCCTCGCCTAGAAAGGAGCTGTTCAGGAAAAAGAAGAGCAGGGACAATGTCGCACCTCCTGAACCCGCGTTCAGTCAAAGGACAGGAGACGACAAGGAGTCGGAGAAAGATAAACTATCCACATCGTGGACATCTGCCAATCTAAAGCAGCTGGGACGAAGCAAGCCGAGCAGAGTGCCTCCAGATCCCGAGACGGACAGCAAACATTCGTGGTTGAGCGTCCCCAAACCCTTGGCTACCTCATGCGAAAGCGTCCCACGGTCCAGTTCTGGAGAGTCCACCCATAAATACGCCTCCAGGAACTCTCTAGCAAAAGAAGGCGGCGAGCAAGAGATCCACTTCTCCCTCAGCCTGACCCCCGAAGCCATCCTGGTCATCCAAAAGCGCAACCTAGAAAAGCAGATGATGGCCAAGCAACAGAAGTGCTGCGCTTCCGCGGACTTGCGACACCGGCGGGTTTTCCCGTCCAAGAGAGCTCAGGGCAGCTCCAGTAACAAGAGCTCCGGACCTGTTGCCAAACTGGACGCTTCCAATGACATTAGCACCATTGTGAAGATCTCCCTCCTCAACGATCAGTATAAATATGATGATGTGGAGTACGAGGAGGAGGACGGAGACGTGGACGAGACAGTCATGCGGAAATGTAAAGAGTGGCTCAAAGGTGTAGAGAGTGCTGCTGCTTTTGGGAAAGTGGATAAACTGTCACCTCTGCCTCATATTAAAAGCTGATTAACCCGAACTCAGCCTACTTCATTCCACACCGAAAGGTCCACTGTGAAGTCTTCAGTTCACGAGTTATGTGTCAAACACAGAAGTCACCTAATTTGCGTTTAGAAATAATGTCACACAGAATGCGTGCTTGCGTTGGACGGAGCGCAATGTAATATAGAATACTGAGTCGCCTTTGTAAAAGCTGAACTTCAATTTTAATGCACATGTGGCTCTCGCACACAGGACGCGTTCTTCTTTTCAGCAACAGATTTTAACTTGACTGTGCGACTTAAAAtcttggcacacacacacacatctctctctctctctctctctctctctctctctctatatatatatatatatgaagttatTGGAATGGAACAGAATGCAGAGGTGTTCTAAAAATGATTGTTTTCACATTGATGCGCCATTTAAACCTGATGGCGCAAGTGGCGATGCACTGGCCAAAAAACGACCTTATGACGCAGCGCACATAAagcaacaataaataaacatgtcTGACTGAACGCAAGAACGCGTCCTTTGCGTACACACACTCAGCGTTTTTAATGGACTGACtggaatggtttttttttttgtttgttttttgtttttctggatTGAGATGTATTGCTGATCACTGAATTTTTGCAGGTTACCTTTACGCATTGAATGAGAAGCAGTAGTGTTTTTTGCACATTGCTATTGTTTTCACTTTGATGGGCTGAATGACGGATGTTTGTTTCGATCTGTGGAAGTGAGAGGATGCGAATGTCGACCGGTGAAAGGCATCCAGAGGCCACGGTCCTTCCTTTGTGCCAGAAAACAATAGCCATCAAGGCGACCCTGTCTGAAAGCCTTAGAATAGACACTTAATATCTGAAACTTGTTAAAAGTTTGTGTGTAATATGCACTCGGTGACTGTTTGATCGACGAACCAGCcgtgtacagtatttattttgcAACGTGTGTTTATATGCTGTGTGTTGTTCCAGGTCATTTATAAGGTTTCTGATAATAAAATCGAAAATACATGTtttcattagtattattattattattgaaagaaCATCTGTGAACAACCAGTAGTAGCTTTAAAATGGCATACAACTTTAGGCCCTAGGTGAATTATTGGTTATATTGGGTATGCCTTACAGAATCTCCTCTAGGCCCAAgtgttccatttattttattaacattccAATTCTAGACATTCTAACATTCTACAGTAAATTGTTTACATCTTCAAAACACTcgatgaatatgaaaataaatcagAAACATAAAAAGGTTAACAAAAATTTTATTGTGTGAAAGGCAGATCGCGCTTCCTTCCTTTTTCTGCCGCTAGTCTTTACAAACCTTAAATGGGAAGACTTCTTACAAATATTAACTGAAGTAGGAAAAACCTGAGCACAATGCGCCTACAGTGAACAAAGTGAAATGAATGAGCTATAAACTATTAAAAGAACTGAGGTTGTGAAGCTCGCGCCCGGGCAACAACCACTAAAACAGATCAGGACTGAAACTCATCACACTCAACTTTGAGCTTTTTCTGTGGAGCAGCTGTAACTGCAGATTGAGTTTAACAATGAAAACAATACTTAAAGTCATTCAGAACATTGCTAATTCTTGAGGTTTAGCGTCTGTTATCACAAATGCATGTACAGCAGTTAACACTACTGTGTTTAGCTAGCTGTTAGAAAAGCTGTTTGCTATAGTGGGGTGGTTCTGATGCAAAAACACTCAAAGACATAAAAACACTAGTTTGGTTTGGTACCTAATATCGAAAGCTTCAATAACTTAATTATTTGAGTTTTGTATGGGAATAATgtgtaataacaaaaaaccttcaaaattatgcatttaggtTTTTGGCTCTATCCAAAATGACTTTCTTTAATATGCATTTTGACTTCATGTCAGTTGAGAGTTACAGTATTTATCCATATCTAAGTCAAATGCAAAAAGGCGATTATTATGGTGAAAACTTAATTAAagctaaaacaaatcaaatatgtatttatctGATAGATCTATCGCTTTTTTTCCAACTCAAAtgtcatacaaacaaacaaaaagttcaTTTTCATGTAGTTAGTCAACATCTTCATAGCTTCACTGGCCTGATTATGACAATGAAAACTGAAGATATTTATCATGTCAGTTTACTGCCACCTATCCTGGACTCTTACAAATCAGCACAATGTCCAGAAAAGGTAGGACTAACAGCATTCATTACAGTTAACAGAATAAAACACTTCTAAGTTGAAGTTTCACACAAGTCCCAAATGAACAATGATTGTCTGTTCCTCAATCAAGCCACACATTTCTGCATTCATGTCAGTTCCTCTATGGGGTATATTGCATGGCTTCAAAGTGACTGTAATCGTCTTACAACATCTCTGAACCTTATAAAATCCTGTTCTTTTGTGTCCTCATCCTCATCCATGGAAAATGGTACAAACGAAAAACTTTAGTATTGGTCACCCTAGTTACAACTAACACCAGGTCGGCTTCAAAAGTCCTTTTCATTACCCAAAGGCCCTTATTCTTTTCACAAACCTTTGCAAATTCATTACCCCACACTGTTATAGTCTTTGTACCCATACTTCAAAGCTTTCGTTCTAAATTCTGTCCCAATTTAGTCCACTCAGGTGGAGCTTACAAGTTGTTTTTAATGGGGATAACTAGATAGAAGTGTACTTGTGCATGGGCTCATGTTTGACCCCATCCAGCGTATTGCAGCAACCTGGTCTTCAAAAACCATCTTGACAGCTCTAACATAGAAATAATCATTGCccacattattttttaagagtgGCTGTGTAAAGCTATAAGTAACTTAAATGTGCAAGgcttccagttattttagctCTGCAAAACATTCTGTTGTGCTACTTGATtgcaaaaaattgcaaaaaatgttttaaagtttcCCAAGTATTTCTTTCTGAAAAGTATGTTAATGGAACCAAGGAAGAAGAATCATTTATGGGAATCAAATTCATATTTGCAGTCCTGTTTGCTCAGCTGTGGTGTAAAACTGTCCAGCCTTGATTCATGCTGACACAGATGCTGCTAAAGCACCACTTCCTTATTTAACACAAAAGATAACTGTGTCCCTTCACCTTCTCTTATTGCTGCGGAAACAAACTGATTAATGTTCCTCTTTGTGAACAGCCACAAAGCATCCACTTCCTGAACAGCCCGAgcctgtaaaatataataatgtttgccAGCCAGCCTGGCCGTTTCCAGAGATGTGCACACCATGAACTGATGAAGTACCTGTACTTACACAACAAAAAGGACAGTCTCCTCTCTTATTTGTGTTACTTATTAAACACGTATATGTCCCACATGTCATTCTTATTGGCATATTCAATACTTGACTAGTGTAGACATTTGATGGTCAGGATATTTTCAAGATATTTTCATTAGCATCTGTTCCCATACATAGCAGTGATGATTATGATTTGTTTGGAAATGTTATTAAATACCATCTGTTAGACATTATTCTATATCTACAGGACACCAGTTGCATATGTAAGTTAGGCAGTTCATGTCACCAGTGCTGGaccctttttgtgtgtgtgtgtgtgtgtgtgtgtgtgtgtgtgtgtgtgtgcattccttAGTCAGTGGTGCACAGAAAGAGTTGTGTAATGATAAGTGCCCAGTATCATAAGAGGTCAGTATTGCATAAGAAGTGCCAGCAGCAGGAGGGAATTGTCTGTCCTGGACAGTCGCGTATTGAGGTGCCGCCAAATAGCAGCCTTATGAAATGGGTTTCTGGGAAACTGAACAGAGACTGACAAAAATCTACTGGCTGTCTGTGTACTTAAGTGTCGTTATAAAACAGTTCCACTTCTAAATTTGGACTGAGtcactcaaataaaaaaaattacaatatacacAATATCTATATTAAAGCTTCAATATGCATATATTATAACTTGGattacttgtttgtttttgttgttgtttttccaggTAGCATGATAAGTGTTTATTGGACATTATACCCATTGTATCTTATTAATAGCTCTGCCATTTTCAAAATCAACAAGCCAGTTCTAGCAAATGTATTTCTGTAATTGTTTTTCTACAGTAAGATGTTTTCCAAAATATTATGACAGAGACATGAAAATGTACTGAAGAGTAGGAATGACTCAAGTCTTTTACCCATGGTAAAATCATCAGCATCTTGTGGATTATTACTCTAATCTACACTCCTTTAGTTCTCAGTCATGCAAATTCAGGAAAACTCACACAATTGCTCACTGCTGCGTTGTGATCTCTGTGACGAGAGAAGAAAAATCATCCAAGTGTGATTTTCTTTCTGAAAGGCAGCCGGTCCATCTGAATGTCAGAGGCAGAGGAGACAACAAAGCCCCAGCAGAACAGAGCCGATGGGGATGACTTCTGCTCATGCTGTCGATCCTGATCAAGTGCTTatgagggaagtcgtggcctaatggttagagagttggactcgtaatcgaagggttgtgagttcgagtctcgaattgctccccgggcgccgcagcataaatggctgcccactgctccgggtgtgtgttcacagtgtgcgtgtgttcactgctgtgtgtgtgcactttggatgggttaaaagcagagcatgaattccgaGAATGGGTCACCATGTCACGTCACTCGCTGCTTGAGAGAAAATGAAAGGTACTATTATCAGTATTCCTTTCCTAATCAAACAATCTCTTATCAGAATGTGCTTCATATGAAGTGTAGAGAAACCATAAGATCATATTGATTTCTACCTAAATTGAAGCTAGTCTGTTTAAATTAAACTGCAGCACATAATAAACCCAATTCGTAATCAGGATTCCTTGATGGACTAAATGGACTAAAGCGCAAACATTGTCAATGAAAGACAAAACTGAGTAGACACAAAGTGAAGTCCACAGAAATACCGGTGTAGAAAAGGACCACAAACATcgtgatatatttatatatatatggttttcaCTTTATAGTGTGTTAATATTTACTAGCTgcactgtaaatataataatgaattaatgaggcatttatatagtttattaCACTTTCACAATTGAACATATTATTGTTCTCCTTTGCTCTATGGTCTCATGCTTCCGTTGTCTTTTTCTTACATTCTAGCGCCATCTAGAGACAAGCGCTTGAAAGACTGCTACATTACTGAGGGAAAAAGTTCAAAGATATAGACAAGAGATGAAGCTCCATGATTCCAAACCTAGAGAAGGATAGAGAAAGCATGTTTACTCTATTTCTAAGAGTATGAATGAATTTCACTTCAGTTTGAAACACGAAACAGCTTAGTGATCATTCATGAACATAAAACTGAACTTTGATTTTTGTGATATTTAAATGTGTAAACCTTAAAAGTGGACAACAACACAGTGCCCTTCAAATTTATTGTGCAATTTAGAGTTAAGTAttctattcaaaatgtattcTTCTAACTGTAGGCCTCAGCAGTAGAGTTTTTACATCTTAGAACTAAATGCTAGATTTAAATATGAACCTTTTATCACAGCAAAGGTTCTAAAAATAACCACCAACAAAAACAATGGAACATTACAAAACCTTTAAGTTCAACATTAAACCATTTTGATAGTTAGaagttcatatttacattttaaagttcttTATTGAACTCTAAAGGTGCAGTCCCTTAAGAGTGTACACCCTCCTGGAATCAAGGACTTATTATTACTAATGAATcattgaagagagagagagagagagagagagagagagagacctcatAGTGGTTACCAAATCTGCCAGTAGATGGCAGTATTGAGAAAACTTAGATAAAGTGTTACATTGTTTTCTGTTGGACCtctttatatgtatgtatatatatatatatatatatatatatatatatatatatatatatatatatatatatatatatatagaacagcTCACTTCTTCTAAACatgcaaaatgtacatttcttattacatttattcTACAAACTTTTTTTCATTGGTATATTTGACTgattctgttgtcagacaacgggATGCATATAATATAGTGACTGAAATGTGACCCATTAAGAGTAACCAGCACTCCTTTCCAAGATGTTAATCTACACAAATTTATAATCATGCCGTGCTGTGATTTTGGCTAGACTTGCATGTAAAATTAGAGAAGcaacatatttgaatatatatatatatatatatatatatatatatatatatatatatatatatatatatatatatatatatatatatatataatatatatatttagtcagtGTAATTAAATCAAAGCTCTCTTCTGGTTATTATTGTGAATGTTGTTTAGAGGTGTATATTTCAAACTAAACTCACAAGTCAGCCTCAAACCTCTTTTAACATCCAAAATGAGCTCCCGGACATTTGGATCAAAGCACACCCGCTCAACacgtactgtatacacacacatgtcCATACACCACCTACTGTATAGTAACAAACACATCATCCTCATCAGTGGGGCATCCATTACCATTTCAAATAAAGTTGACCATTTCCTTTAGAGGAAGTCTCTGTACTGAAATATTCATGACAGTGCCCCACTGCAACCACACCAACAACAGCATCGACAAGTTTACAAGTATTCACTTTCTCACTGTGGCTGGTTTTAGTTCATAGCCCTGAAAATGTGTTGTCCTTACCTCGCTAAACTCCCATAGGAATGAAAAATCACCTGTGAAACCTCTTTAATGTCTCAGTTGTTTCTCCAAGACAGGGCTGAGAGTCAATTGAGATCAAATTGAGAACAGGGGTCTCACAAATGCTTCCTGTAGAATTTAGGAAGAAATCTCAACAGTGTCTCAGACTATGTTCAAATATGCCAAAACACTAAAATATCTACAAAAGACATCGATCATTTACTCTCAAAACCAAATGATCTATACTATTTACAGAAACTGAATAGGTCTATACTCTTACTATACATCACAAATTGTCTCTGCATATTTTTATTCctcctaaaatgtattttaagcaaaacctCCAACCTAAAAAATTCCTGTGGCCCTGCTGAGGTGAATATAGGCTACAATGAGGACAAAACATCATGAAAAGTGAATGGCAAAACCCTCTTGAGCAGAAATGTATCTAGATCCATGTAGTGTCAATTGTGCTGCAGTGTAATTTATTGCAGGACAGTAGATGTGTGTCTCCCAGAGACACTTTGAAGTGTTACTGAAGTCTGGAGGATTGAGGAAGCCTGTCGTTGTGATATGGGGGAGCAGTTGGTGTGGACTTGTGATTGACTTTGATTTTGGCCGTCTGGGTTGAGGACAATAAGAAATTTTGAGACTGGGGGTTAAGGATGTGGGGGAGGGGTCACTGACTTATCAGTCTCCTCATATAAAAGCAAGACTTCTTCAGCGGGCTGTAATTGTGTCCTCTAATGACCAGCACTGGAGGAGAGGACAAAGGGAGAGCTATAAAGGATTTTATGGGCTGCCAGTAGGAAACCAAATTGCTGAGCAAATGAAACTGCCCTGTTGTTTCCTCAGCCCAGCCAAAATCTTTGTCCAGACTTCATGATGTTGAGCCGGGACCAAAGCAGGCTGAGCCAAGGACACCTGCTGGGGCCTAATTGGTCCCCGTTGCAGTTAATGGCTTCCTGTGGTTGCATGTTTACTTCTCATTGGTTTAGTATGCTGGGGGTTCCCATCTCTGCTAAAAAAATAGTGGCCCTTATGAGGCCCTCAGATTAAGATTTCAAGATCTCAACTCTTCCTCAATGTATCAAGCTGTGCATTAATTTGCCAAAATATAAGAGTCTGCGTTCACCAGTTAGAGATCCTCTCTACATCCTCAGTTCACTGTTTCTGTCACAGAAGCTTGTCAGCATTCAGAGGCGCACCAGGTCAACCCCGTCACATACGCTGATGCATACTTGAGGTGTCTGCCTAAAACACACTACTATCTGGTGAGACCAGCATTATGCCCTGCTTTCTTTCCCTGTAGATATTTACTTAAACTTTAAGTGATTAGACTTTAAGTGATTAAAATGCCTGTGAATAACCATCTCTAATCTGGCCTTCATGAGGTTCTGGAGCTGCAGAAACAGCTAAAATGACTCGGGTCTCTTCAGAGAGGTGTTCAGGGTCTGGACAGAACAGCACAGAAGCACACGTCAACTTCAGAAGCAACTACAAGCAGTGGGTGAGAGCTGATGCTATGAACAGTGCTGTTTCCACACTGGATCCATGATCAATTCACAGAAGGTAAAACCTATTTGCTTGaagatcaaaaataaaaaaagtaagttttccatattattagaattttatttatttaattattatttttttatcattattattttattattattaaatacacaaGGTGCCACAGTAATAACTTGGGCGatataagtaaaatattattgcaatcaTTTCAACCAAACATCCATTGTATCcatgttggtaaaaaaaaaaaatatatatatatatatatatatatatatatatatatatatatatatatatatatatatattttttttttttttttttttttacatttttttttttagagagagagaactaaacaAAAGATTGGACTGAGTTGAATGAGTTGTGGATCAAACTGACTCTTTGAACTGATTCACGGAAAACTTTCCTACTTAAGTTTGAATCTGGAAAATGTAGGattctcatttttttatatttttcactcATGCTGGAGCAGCACAGCAGTTATTCCAGCTCAGATGTGACTCTTGAGGATCTCCTGAAACTTCAGATCACACCTGGTGACTCCACAGCTCAACACAAACATGTACGCTTATGATCATTCAATCAGTCACTGACCACAACACTTCAGCTGAACGTACAGTTCAATTGCCTTTCCTCATTCTTTCTGTGCTCATGTCTTACTTATTGttacaaaaaacatttcagttcatttcagttactgaaatgaaaaaaatacataaaataaaataaaacaataataataatgacttctATTTAATTCAGACGATTTAAAATGCTGCCAGGGTTGTAAAGGCCTGCAACTATTCTTGCTCCCCATGCTGTTTGCCCTGCTGACCTTACACAAACACACCTTCTGCTGGAAGCCGGTTTAACCTCAACTTTATGGGAAAAGAGAATTGATTGTTCACGTAGCAGTGAGATGACCAAACAGTAGTGAAGGAGGATCTCCTTCAGTCAGCACATCATGGACAAACATCACCCAAGGGAGAATGTCTAATTCATTTCACACACAAAAGAGACTGACCAATTTGGCCTGGGATGTCACATGATGCCGGAGGTCAGGGAATGCGTTTAACTGTTTGGAAAAGAGCTCTCTGGACTTTAAATAACCTTTCTCACCAAAAAGAAAAAGTCTAGCAAGTGAGTCAGCGACCATCCAGAACAGCATAAGGAGAACGAATATCTCAGATAAGCTGTTGTCTGATGTCCTTTTAGATTTATCTCATAAGGAGATTACAAATCTCAAATGTGTCTCCTGTAGACCAATGTCGCATGTCAGTTATTATGAATTTTCTATATAAAATCAAACGTTCTTCCAAGACTAAATTATCTGAACTGTACTAATTAACATCGACTTTATCACCAACAAATGTCTCATTTGTTCCTATTTTTATCCCTCTTAGGCTCTTATAACAtctcctgagctatgaaagagcgACCTCTGAGCAATAGGATTTTCCCCTGGTTCACTATTACTTCTAGCTGGCCGGCTGGTTACTTAGTTCTGTATAGACTGTCAAACTTCACAGCCACAGTAATTACAGCTGAGCCCAGAAATAGAGATATTTCAGATCCATAAATTACACATTCAAGtctatttctttttatatttacctCCGATTGTTTGGTTTCTATGAGAGATGCTGAGTCCCAATATCTATCATCCATGTTGAATTTCACACCTTTTTATTTTCAGGATGGACAGTCAAATATGTCTGAGGAACCTCGCTCCATCGTCACTGAGTTGAAAGGAGAAATAGACAGAACAAACTCTTCCAAAATCTTACACacccactttttttttccttttctttttttaaaagcattaattttgAAACCAACGTTACTGGTCTCTCTCTACGCATAGCTAAAACCACTCAtcaacaaattcttaattttattCTCATCCTCTCTGCCGGTCTACAGACTTGTTAGATGTCTGTTAGCTGCTACACAGTGCTGTGAGGAAACGCTCTGTATGGCCAGTTTGCACCCAGCAGACAAAGTGTGTCCTCACCCGGGTGTGCAGTGTTATCGGGTGTGAGC
The Carassius auratus strain Wakin chromosome 38, ASM336829v1, whole genome shotgun sequence genome window above contains:
- the LOC113057328 gene encoding proline-rich protein 18-like, yielding MPFPPINLHSRISSPRKELFRKKKSRDNVAPPEPAFSQRTGDDKESEKDKLSTSWTSANLKQLGRSKPSRVPPDPETDSKHSWLSVPKPLATSCESVPRSSSGESTHKYASRNSLAKEGGEQEIHFSLSLTPEAILVIQKRNLEKQMMAKQQKCCASADLRHRRVFPSKRAQGSSSNKSSGPVAKLDASNDISTIVKISLLNDQYKYDDVEYEEEDGDVDETVMRKCKEWLKGVESAAAFGKVDKLSPLPHIKS